The following are from one region of the Salmo trutta chromosome 22, fSalTru1.1, whole genome shotgun sequence genome:
- the soat1 gene encoding sterol O-acyltransferase 1 isoform X2, translating to MESGDDSVLRCRSALPKMPTISDLGGEGSNGEIHSNGKMEVERLISKKLQLKRKAEHLKSDLMRQFDSQVLEFMDSLIEESASLEPAPVPAVFSPPLSDKERSKLRHLQGSSQGQGKQFVVRRSLLDELFEVNHIRTIYHMFIALLILFILSTLVVDFIDEGRLVLDFDLLVYVFGQFPLVVITWICMFLSVLVVPYSLFHTWASHYHESSHGTLWSLLLGSLFLLYQGLGLGFLPTFVVVKNSFPPASCFIIILEQVRLMMKAHSYIRENVPKVLALAKDKSSSSPVSPLIPQLSHYIYFLFAPTLIYRDKYPRNPIIRWSYVASKLLQVLGCLFYAYYVFVRLCIPQFRSISQQLFDLRAMVLCVFNSILPGVLVLFLAFFAFLHCWLNAFAEMLRFADRMFYKDWWNSTSFANYYRTWNVVVHDWLYYYVYCDFLWMSKKRFRAAGMLLVFTMSAVVHEYILAICFGFFYPVLFCLFMCFGMMFNFILHDRRKGPIWNVIMWTALFLGQGVIICLYSQEWYAQRYCPLQEPSFLELLKPRSWSCHLQTNPAVDS from the exons ATGGAGAGTGGGGATGACAGTGTCCTGCGCTGCCGCAGCGCTTTACCTAAGATGCCCACCATTTCAGACCTGGGTggagagggcagcaatggagaAATCCACAGTAATG GAAAAATGGAAGTGGAGCGACTCATCAGCAAGAAACTCCAACTGAAGAGGAAAGCAGAG CACTTGAAGTCTGACCTGATGAGGCAGTTTGACTCTCAGGTGTTGGAGTTCATGGACAGTCTGATAGAGGAATCGGCCAGCCTGGAGCCTGCTCCTGTCCCTGctgtcttctcccctcctctgtccGATAAAGAGAGGAGTAAGCTCAG GCATCTCCAAGGGTCATCCCAGGGCCAAGGCAAACAGTTTGTGGTCCGGAGGTCCTTGTTAGA TGAGCTGTTTGAAGTGAACCACATCCGGACCATCTACCACATGTTCATTGCCCTGCTGATCCTCTTCATCCTCAGTACCCTGGTGGTTGACTTCATCGATGAAGGCAG atTGGTGCTTGACTTTGACCTGCTGGTCTATGTATTTGGACAGTTCCCCCTAGTGGTGATTACCTGGATCTGCATGTTCCTTTCAGTGCTGGTGGTGCCCTACAGCCTGTTCCACACCTGGGCCTCTCACTACCATGAGTCCAGCCATGGGACCCTGTGGTCTCTTCTACTGGGCTCTCTCTTCCTGCTCTACCAGGGCCTGGGCCTAGGCTTCCTGCCTACCTTTGTGGTGGTGAAGAACAGCTTTCCCCCTGCATCCTGCTTCATCATCATCCTGGAACAG GTGCGCCTGATGATGAAGGCACACTCCTATATCAGGGAGAATGTCCCCAAAGTTCTGGCTTTGGCAAAAGACAAATCCA GCTCCTCCCCAGTCTCTCCACTCATCCCACAGCTGAGCCACTACATCTACTTCCTCTTTGCTCCCACCCTTATTTACAGAGATAAATATCCCAG GAATCCCATCATCAGGTGGAGTTATGTGGCCTCTAAGTTATTACAG GTTCTAGGATGTCTCTTCTATGCCTACTATGTGTTTGTGCGCCTCTGCATCCCACAGTTCCGCAGCATCAGCCAGCAACTGTTTGACCTGCGGGCCATGGTCCTGTGTGTGTTCAACTCTATCCTGCCTG gagttCTGGTTCTGTTCTtggccttttttgccttcctgCACTGCTGGCTCAATGCCTTTGCTGAGATGCTGCGGTTTGCTGACAGGATGTTTTACAAG GATTGGTGGAACTCCACAtcctttgccaattactaccgcaCCTGGAATGTGGTGGTACACGACTGGCTGTATTACTATGTCTACTGTGACTTCCTGTGG ATGTCGAAGAAGAGATTTCGGGCGGCAGGCATGTTATTGGTCTTCACTATGTCTGCAGTAGTGCATGAGTACATCTTGGCGATCTGCTTCGGCTTCTTCTACCCAGTTCTCTTCTGCCTCTTCATGTGCTTCGGAA TGATGTTTAACTTCATTCTTCATGACCGGAGAAAAGGCCCAATTTGGAACGTGATCATGTGGACTGCTCTGTTCCTCGGTCAGGGGGTCATCATCTGCCTCTACTCCCAGGAGTGGTATGCACAGCGCTACTGCCCCCTTCAGGAG CCCTCTTTCCTAGAGCTGCTGAAGCCGCGTTCCTGGAGCTGTCACCTCCAGACCAACCCAGCAGTCGACTCTTGA
- the soat1 gene encoding sterol O-acyltransferase 1 isoform X1, translated as MKIESNRLTRGFLPYIFKTRLSDGLFSYRMESGDDSVLRCRSALPKMPTISDLGGEGSNGEIHSNGKMEVERLISKKLQLKRKAEHLKSDLMRQFDSQVLEFMDSLIEESASLEPAPVPAVFSPPLSDKERSKLRHLQGSSQGQGKQFVVRRSLLDELFEVNHIRTIYHMFIALLILFILSTLVVDFIDEGRLVLDFDLLVYVFGQFPLVVITWICMFLSVLVVPYSLFHTWASHYHESSHGTLWSLLLGSLFLLYQGLGLGFLPTFVVVKNSFPPASCFIIILEQVRLMMKAHSYIRENVPKVLALAKDKSSSSPVSPLIPQLSHYIYFLFAPTLIYRDKYPRNPIIRWSYVASKLLQVLGCLFYAYYVFVRLCIPQFRSISQQLFDLRAMVLCVFNSILPGVLVLFLAFFAFLHCWLNAFAEMLRFADRMFYKDWWNSTSFANYYRTWNVVVHDWLYYYVYCDFLWMSKKRFRAAGMLLVFTMSAVVHEYILAICFGFFYPVLFCLFMCFGMMFNFILHDRRKGPIWNVIMWTALFLGQGVIICLYSQEWYAQRYCPLQEPSFLELLKPRSWSCHLQTNPAVDS; from the exons atgaaaatTGAAAGTAACAGATTAACACGGGGGTTCTTACCATACATTTTCAAGACAAGGCTCAGTGACGG GTTGTTCTCTTACAGGATGGAGAGTGGGGATGACAGTGTCCTGCGCTGCCGCAGCGCTTTACCTAAGATGCCCACCATTTCAGACCTGGGTggagagggcagcaatggagaAATCCACAGTAATG GAAAAATGGAAGTGGAGCGACTCATCAGCAAGAAACTCCAACTGAAGAGGAAAGCAGAG CACTTGAAGTCTGACCTGATGAGGCAGTTTGACTCTCAGGTGTTGGAGTTCATGGACAGTCTGATAGAGGAATCGGCCAGCCTGGAGCCTGCTCCTGTCCCTGctgtcttctcccctcctctgtccGATAAAGAGAGGAGTAAGCTCAG GCATCTCCAAGGGTCATCCCAGGGCCAAGGCAAACAGTTTGTGGTCCGGAGGTCCTTGTTAGA TGAGCTGTTTGAAGTGAACCACATCCGGACCATCTACCACATGTTCATTGCCCTGCTGATCCTCTTCATCCTCAGTACCCTGGTGGTTGACTTCATCGATGAAGGCAG atTGGTGCTTGACTTTGACCTGCTGGTCTATGTATTTGGACAGTTCCCCCTAGTGGTGATTACCTGGATCTGCATGTTCCTTTCAGTGCTGGTGGTGCCCTACAGCCTGTTCCACACCTGGGCCTCTCACTACCATGAGTCCAGCCATGGGACCCTGTGGTCTCTTCTACTGGGCTCTCTCTTCCTGCTCTACCAGGGCCTGGGCCTAGGCTTCCTGCCTACCTTTGTGGTGGTGAAGAACAGCTTTCCCCCTGCATCCTGCTTCATCATCATCCTGGAACAG GTGCGCCTGATGATGAAGGCACACTCCTATATCAGGGAGAATGTCCCCAAAGTTCTGGCTTTGGCAAAAGACAAATCCA GCTCCTCCCCAGTCTCTCCACTCATCCCACAGCTGAGCCACTACATCTACTTCCTCTTTGCTCCCACCCTTATTTACAGAGATAAATATCCCAG GAATCCCATCATCAGGTGGAGTTATGTGGCCTCTAAGTTATTACAG GTTCTAGGATGTCTCTTCTATGCCTACTATGTGTTTGTGCGCCTCTGCATCCCACAGTTCCGCAGCATCAGCCAGCAACTGTTTGACCTGCGGGCCATGGTCCTGTGTGTGTTCAACTCTATCCTGCCTG gagttCTGGTTCTGTTCTtggccttttttgccttcctgCACTGCTGGCTCAATGCCTTTGCTGAGATGCTGCGGTTTGCTGACAGGATGTTTTACAAG GATTGGTGGAACTCCACAtcctttgccaattactaccgcaCCTGGAATGTGGTGGTACACGACTGGCTGTATTACTATGTCTACTGTGACTTCCTGTGG ATGTCGAAGAAGAGATTTCGGGCGGCAGGCATGTTATTGGTCTTCACTATGTCTGCAGTAGTGCATGAGTACATCTTGGCGATCTGCTTCGGCTTCTTCTACCCAGTTCTCTTCTGCCTCTTCATGTGCTTCGGAA TGATGTTTAACTTCATTCTTCATGACCGGAGAAAAGGCCCAATTTGGAACGTGATCATGTGGACTGCTCTGTTCCTCGGTCAGGGGGTCATCATCTGCCTCTACTCCCAGGAGTGGTATGCACAGCGCTACTGCCCCCTTCAGGAG CCCTCTTTCCTAGAGCTGCTGAAGCCGCGTTCCTGGAGCTGTCACCTCCAGACCAACCCAGCAGTCGACTCTTGA